In the genome of Pseudopipra pipra isolate bDixPip1 chromosome 4, bDixPip1.hap1, whole genome shotgun sequence, one region contains:
- the LOC135412707 gene encoding uncharacterized protein LOC135412707: protein MAASPPGRGGIAGALGCPVPGEQLPQEAASPLGALARLCQRMPKTEMENLAENANSQLREENSETGCQAGNTQPHAAPPESLGRASGLHGDRLPALPGQQSLKGTGSHPAIVPSKTKPAQGLGTSRQARPKLRASWSKATQPWQQHCLEEEELPEQTGHDHLASLPWLDGRAGQVNAKDGRGWHQRGQGDEPPSPGASRCTAPLQPHHLPRPCPSGSCCQLPGTHLLGGSGRP, encoded by the exons ATGGCGGCCAGCCCCCCTGGCCGTGGGGGGATTGCGGGAGCCCTGGGGTGCCCAGTGCCAGGAGAGCAGCTCCCGCAGGAGGCAGCATCTCCCCTGGGTGCTTTGGCACGTCTCTGCCAGAGAATGCCAAAGACAGAGATGGAGAACCTTGCCGAGAATGCAAATTCTCAGCTCCGCGAGGAGAACTCGGAGACAGGGTGCCAA GCGGGCAACACCCAGCCCCATGCGGCGCCTCCGGAGAGCCTGGGCCGGGCCTCGGGCCTCCACGGCGACAGACTGCCAGCGCTCCCCGGCCAACAGAGCTTGAAGGGCACCGGCAGCCACCCAGCCATCGTGCCAAGCAAGACGAAGCCTGCGCAGGGGCTGGGGACCAGCCGCCAGGCCCGCCCCAAGCTCAGGGCTTCCTGGAGCAAAGCCACCCAGccatggcagcagcactgcctggaggaggaggagctccCAGAGCAGACGGGCCACGACCATCTGGCCTCCCTGCCATGGCTTGATGGCAGAGCCGGGCAGGTAAATGCCAAGGACGGGAGGGGATGGCAtcagaggggacagggggatgAGCCTCCCTCTCCTGGGGCCAGCCGCTGCACTGCACCGCTGCAACCCCATCACCTCCCACGGCCCTGTCCCAgcggctcctgctgccagctgcccGGCACACATTTGCTGGGGGGAAGCGGGAGACCTTGA